Proteins encoded by one window of Drosophila melanogaster chromosome X:
- the CG32588 gene encoding uncharacterized protein, with protein MTFFEQISDHFCRVVHTNLKIPLSCCERRINWKISKSIDLLVFFYTLNIGVLRLLINFIDFMIVFFGWPSNLLILKDFNSRRFRALTHFLLVRAYMLMIYSIVFITPHKNNIFVPLFAIIMTIDVYVIKLDMKRRGLMPLERSVPPLWEILISLCCVVAGQWLLKYLIFH; from the exons ATGACATTCTTCGAGCAGATCAGTGATCACTTTTGCCGCGTTGTGCACACCAATCTCAAGATACCTCTATCATGTTGCGAAAGGCGCATCAACTGGAAAATCTCGAAAAGTATCGATTTATTGGTATTCTTTTATACCCTCAACATCGGTGTCCTTCGATTG ttaataaattttatagaTTTCATGATCGTTTTCTTCGGATGGCCAAGCaatcttttgattttaaaggACTTCAATTCGCGGCGCTTTCGAGCCCTCACACACTTTTTACTGGTGAGAGCGTACATGCTAATGATATACTCCATTGTATTT ATCACTCCGCATAAGAATAATATCTTCGTTCCGCTTTTTGCCATCATCATGACCATCGATGTGTATGTCATTAAATTAGATATGAAGCGACGTGGATTGATGCCTCTGGAGCGCAGTGTGCCCCCCCTATGGGAAATATTGATCAGCTTGTGCTGTGTTGTTGCCGGGCAATGGCTGCTCAAGTATTTGATCTTTCATTAG